The following proteins are co-located in the Tetrapisispora phaffii CBS 4417 chromosome 4, complete genome genome:
- the EAF3 gene encoding Eaf3p (similar to Saccharomyces cerevisiae EAF3 (YPR023C); ancestral locus Anc_8.131) has product MSFELGGKCLAFHGPLLYEAKILKIWNSKEDSITRLNNDVVDESDRPESPVEGDFLYFVHYQGWKASWDEWIGEDRIKEYNEENVELKKKLIADAKNAKKELQKSQQQQKKKSQASLSTQYASTGSESRKKAVESALYSNSLYTTSSSSSSATSSISNFGNMNHHPPKLVMHIPSKLRSVLVNDWEYVTRNKQILKLPSDRNIKQILDLYETEASKVLESPASQSQLREFCDGFKLYFENSLPVCLLYRIERLQFEELKDKTNLIEKYGSIHLLRLLSIIPELISNSLTMDKQSSQLIIKQSELLLQWLLFNDEKLNLFPHPYSVNNFYVNTSSQYEGVALGM; this is encoded by the coding sequence ATGAGTTTTGAACTAGGTGGAAAATGTTTGGCGTTTCATGGCCCATTGTTATATGAAGCCAAGATCTTAAAGATTTGGAATTCAAAAGAGGATAGCATAACTAGATTGAATAATGATGTTGTTGATGAATCAGATAGACCAGAATCTCCTGTTGAAGGCGATTTCTTGTACTTTGTACACTATCAGGGTTGGAAAGCTAGTTGGGACGAATGGATCGGTGAAGATAGgattaaagaatataatgaagAGAATGTGGagttgaaaaagaaattgattgCTGATGCTAAAAATGCAAAGAAGGAACTACAGAAATCTCAGCAACAgcagaagaaaaaatcacAGGCTTCACTGTCAACTCAATATGCTTCAACTGGAAGTGAATCGAGAAAAAAAGCGGTGGAATCTGCTTTATATTCCAATTCTCTTTACACCacttcttcatcttcatcatctgcTACCTCCTCGATATCGAATTTTGGTAATATGAACCATCATCCTCCAAAACTAGTAATGCACATCCCATCAAAATTAAGGAGTGTATTGGTCAACGATTGGGAATATGTGACGAGGAACAAACAGATTCTAAAACTACCTTCAGACAGAAACATCAAGCAGATCCTGGATCTCTACGAAACTGAGGCATCGAAAGTTCTGGAATCCCCAGCTTCGCAATCCCAACTACGGGAGTTCTGCGACGGATTTAAACTCTACTTTGAGAACTCATTACCAGTATGTCTACTCTATAGAATAGAACGTTTACAATTCgaagaattaaaagataAGACTAACCTGATTGAAAAGTACGGATCCATACATTTACTAAGACTCCTAAGCATAATCCCAGAATTGATAAGCAATTCGCTTACAATGGATAAACAATCGTCTCAATTGATTATAAAACAATCTGAACTTCTATTACAATGGTTACTATTCAATGATGAAAAGTTGAATTTGTTCCCGCATCCATACAGTgtaaacaatttttatgTAAATACTTCATCTCAATACGAAGGCGTAGCATTAGGAATGTAA
- the YCK3 gene encoding casein kinase YCK3 (similar to Saccharomyces cerevisiae YCK3 (YER123W); ancestral locus Anc_8.132), which produces MNPQLKQKKHIVGIHFAVGPKIGEGSFGVIFEGENILNDSDNQPVAIKFEPRRSDAPQLRDEFRAYRILNGCEGIPHAYYFGQEGMHNVLIIDLLGPSLEDLFEWCGRKFSVKTTCLVAKQMISRVRTIHEHDLIYRDIKPDNFLISQYQRVKSDGESEKRIASSANNDPNLIYTVDFGMAKQYRDPRTKQHIPYRERKSLSGTARYMSINTHFGREQSRRDDLESLGHVFFYFLKGSLPWQGLKAPNNKLKYEKIGLTKQKLKPEDLLSNNIPVQFATYLKYVRNLKFDEDPDFDYLLSLMDEVLKGYSPEEHYDWMDLNDGCGWDIHINKRANLHGYGNPTPRATNRTNNSHTNNNTNIRIAESSNNVTQSANVTNKENTFNKGYSNIKAISQQNHDLQQQKFTMSTKTKQYNNLTPISLPNTISIGSKKQLMKHSNRNYPNNDLDSGNTKLNVNSNNNHGQYHSINNNSGPGSSSQQYLLDNDSTYNQSSGNTCWSYIFCGYC; this is translated from the coding sequence ATGAATCCGCAGTTGAAACAGAAGAAACACATTGTTGGAATACATTTTGCAGTGGGACCTAAGATTGGAGAAGGTTCCTTTGGTGTCATATTTGAAGGGgagaatatattgaatgaTAGTGACAATCAGCCGGTGGCAATCAAGTTTGAGCCGAGGAGGTCTGACGCACCGCAGTTAAGGGACGAGTTCAGGGCATATCGTATTTTGAATGGTTGTGAAGGTATACCTCATGCATACTATTTTGGTCAAGAGGGGATGCATAATGTATTAATCATTGATCTATTGGGACCCTCACTGGAAGACTTGTTCGAGTGGTGTGGCAGAAAGTTCTCTGTTAAGACAACATGTCTCGTCGCTAAACAGATGATCTCAAGAGTTCGAACAATTCATGAACATGATTTAATCTATAGAGATATTAAACCAGataatttcttaatttcaCAGTACCAAAGAGTGAAGAGTGATGGGGAGTCTGAGAAGAGGATTGCAAGTTCTGCAAACAACGATcctaatttaatatatacGGTTGATTTCGGCATGGCAAAGCAATATAGAGACCCAAGAACAAAACAGCACATACCTTACAGAGAACGAAAATCTCTGAGTGGAACAGCAAGGTACATGTCTATAAATACTCATTTTGGTAGAGAACAAAGTAGGAGAGATGATTTAGAATCATTGGGACAtgtttttttctatttcttaAAAGGATCGTTACCATGGCAAGGTTTAAAAGCACCAAATAACAAActaaaatatgaaaagaTAGGTTtgacaaaacaaaaattaaaacctgaagatttattatctaataatattccTGTTCAATTCGCAACCTATTTAAAATACGTAAGAAACCTGAAGTTCGATGAAGATCCAGATTtcgattatttattgtCCTTGATGGATGAAGTGTTGAAAGGATACAGCCCGGAAGAGCACTATGATTGGATGGACTTAAATGATGGCTGTGGTTGGGATATtcatattaataaaagagCAAACTTGCATGGTTATGGTAATCCTACTCCACGGGCTACAAATCGCACAAACAATTCCCATACaaacaataatacaaatatcCGAATAGCAGAAAGTTCAAATAATGTCACACAGTCTGCAAATGTAACAAATAAAGAGAACACATTCAATAAAGGGTATTCAAATATCAAGGCTATTTCACAACAAAATCATGACTTACAACAACAGAAATTCACAATGTCAACAAAGACgaaacaatataataatttgacACCAATTAGCTTACCAAATACAATCTCAATTGgttcaaaaaaacaactaATGAAACATTCAAATAGAAATTATCCAAACAATGATTTAGATAGTGGAAATACAAAACTTAATGTGAATAGCAATAACAATCATGGCCAATACCATAGcatcaataataacagTGGACCTGGGTCTTCATCGCAACAGTATCTATTAGACAATGACTCAACTTACAATCAGTCATCGGGAAATACCTGTTGGTCTTACATATTCTGCGGGTATTGTTGA
- the AGC1 gene encoding citrin (similar to Saccharomyces cerevisiae AGC1 (YPR021C); ancestral locus Anc_8.129) encodes MELINSMSSKRARQVEIFKRFAHVIDEDQKRLPPYEYELTDADQFQEKTGDLILTYNDFIHLITSSQSLHSAFTDHSFNLNIIPNATFGCIFFALDTDNKGYLTINDWFHFNNLLAFDNYQYILLFEFFKKFDKAFLEREGIKMNAINYGDKSLSFDNLLINFNQLKHVLNFLQDQVLRNSDKDAHIDFIRRNKLVLDWNNLPFLKYYEYYCDGKRLGLPMNDVLPYISLNSMITMMQNDLKNEKLRLGFEKLSHADKRFNNTLTINKNQLVYLLKLFFAHRISQDVFDSLNFTNNSLISSDNNHITYNVIKDIFYLFQHFDLLNQALVKYVTVNDLSDSALREHEISKQVLNEILNCKYNKVNNIIQFSPSQINILFSVVANAKQKNKKKTKGEIKHHHKDSHIDDFISNEYSHGNNISKRQLEIFNAYYQDMANAVDDEEDIYCDKDDRGNNGFLEFVLQFYSSGNIGQNATKGNYLTIEDFMKIINPNYLNNLVHSMEIKRLQQNSLYSTYYFFPIFDSLYNFGLGSIAGCIGATIVYPIDMVKTRMQAQRAVSRYTSYFNCFTKIISREGFKGLYSGIGPQLVGVAPEKAIKLTVNDFMRNKLTDSRTGKIHINNEILSGATAGMCQVIFTNPLEIVKIRLQVKSEYATTAAKDITAISIVRQLRVTGLYKGVVACLSRDVPFSAVYFPTYSHIKKDIFNFDPCDKTKKHSLKTWELLLAGALAGMPAAFLTTPFDVIKTRLQMDPRKGETKYNGIFHAAQTILREESFKSFFKGGGARVLRSSPQFGFTLAAYEMFKNLFPMSQDGHIGSNNINSNQPLSGPSNTANKDEIPSITSSFKNVANAQNSSVRIQSSLLRDVVDPYSNTYVNYYYKSCEIAKVFLDLDNNFSSFDSNMYYRFYDEIKNSQQ; translated from the coding sequence ATGGAATTGATTAACTCAATGAGTTCAAAACGGGCAAGACAAGTAGAGATATTCAAGAGGTTTGCACACGTAATTGATGAAGATCAAAAACGCTTACCTCCATATGAATATGAACTTACCGACGCCGACCAATTTCAAGAGAAGACTGGGGATCTTATATTAACTTATAATGACTTCATACATTTGATTACTAGCTCTCAGTCATTGCATTCTGCATTTACAGATcattcatttaatttgaatattattcCGAATGCTACATTTGgatgtattttttttgctttgGACACAGATAATAAAGGTTATTTGACTATAAATGATTGGTTTcactttaataatttattggCATTCGataattatcaatatatattactctttgaattttttaagaaattCGATAAAGCATTTCTAGAAAGAGAAGGTATTAAAATGAATGCTATAAATTATGGTGATAAATCTTTAAGTTTTGATAacttattaattaattttaatcaattgaaacatgtattgaattttcttcaaGATCAAGTTTTAAGAAATAGCGACAAGGATGCTCACATTGACTTTATCAGAAGAAACAAGTTAGTGCTAGATTGGAACAATTTACCATTTTTGAAGTATTATGAATACTACTGTGATGGTAAGAGATTAGGTTTGCCAATGAATGATGTTTTACcttatatttcattaaattcaatgatTACAATGATGCAAAAcgatttaaaaaatgagaAATTACGATTAggttttgaaaaattatcacATGCAGAtaaaagatttaataatactttaacgattaataaaaatcaattggtctatttattaaaactaTTTTTTGCTCATAGAATTTCTCAAGATGTTtttgattcattaaatttcacaaataattcattgatatCTTCAGATAACAATCATATCACATATAATGTcataaaagatattttttactTATTTCAACATTTTGACTTGCTGAACCAGGCATTGGTTAAATATGTGACGGTAAATGATTTATCCGATTCAGCTTTAAGGGAACATGAGATTTCAAAACAGgttttaaatgaaattttaaattgtaaatataacaaagttaacaatattattcaattttcaCCTtcacaaataaatattttattttctgtaGTAGCTAATGcaaaacagaaaaataaaaagaagacTAAAGGTGAAATTAAACATCATCACAAAGATTCACATATTGATGATTTCATTAGTAACGAATATTCACatggtaataatatatcaaaaagACAGTTAGAAATTTTTAACGCCTATTATCAAGACATGGCTAATGCagttgatgatgaagaagatatatattgtgATAAAGACGATAGAGGAAACAACGGCTTTCTTGAATTTGTTTTACAGTTCTATTCTTCAGGTAATATTGGTCAAAATGCTACAAAGGGAAACTATTTGACCATTGAGGATTTCATGAAAATTATCAATCCtaattatttaaacaatttagTTCATTCCATGGAAATTAAACGGTTACAACAAAATTCGTTATATTCTACTTACTATTTTTTTCCAATCTTTGATTCCTTATATAATTTTGGTTTGGGCTCTATCGCCGGTTGTATTGGAGCAACAATTGTTTATCCTATTGATATGGTAAAAACTAGGATGCAAGCACAAAGAGCAGTATCACGGTATACTagttattttaattgttttaccaaaattatttctCGTGAAGGTTTTAAAGGTTTATATTCTGGTATTGGTCCTCAACTTGTTGGTGTAGCACCTGAAAAAGCCATTAAATTGACAGTGAATGATTTCATgagaaataaattaacagATAGTAGAACTGGtaaaatacatataaataatgaaatactTTCTGGTGCCACCGCAGGTATGTGCCAAGTTATTTTTACTAACCCTTTAGAGATCGTGAAAATTCGATTGCAAGTTAAATCAGAGTACGCAACTACAGCAGCAAAAGATATCACAGCTATATCTATAGTTAGACAGCTCAGGGTGACGGGTTTATATAAAGGTGTTGTTGCATGTTTATCAAGAGATGTTCCATTCTCAGCAGTTTATTTCCCAACATATTCtcatattaaaaaagatatttttaattttgatcCTTGTgataaaactaaaaaacACAGTTTGAAAACATGGGAACTACTACTGGCTGGTGCTTTAGCAGGTATGCCAGCTGCATTTCTGACCACACCATTTGATGTCATAAAAACAAGATTACAAATGGATCCACGTAAGGGTGAAACTAAATACAATGGCATATTTCATGCAGCACAAACCATTCTAAGAGAAGAAAGTTTTAAAAGTTTCTTCAAAGGTGGAGGTGCACGAGTGCTAAGAAGTTCACCACAATTCGGTTTTACTTTAGCTGCATATGAAATGTTTAAGAACTTATTTCCAATGTCACAAGATGGTCACATAGGcagtaataatataaattcaaaCCAACCATTATCTGGACCTTCTAATACTGCCAACAAAGATGAAATTCCATCAATTACAAGTTCATTTAAGAATGTTGCCAATGCACAAAATTCATCCGTCCGAATAcaatcatcattattaagAGATGTTGTTGATCCATACAGTAATACATACgtgaattattattataaaagtTGTGAAATTGCAAAAGTATTTCTAGATCTTgacaataatttttcaagtTTCGATAGTAACATGTACTATCGATTTTATGacgaaattaaaaattctcAACAATAA
- the TPHA0D00970 gene encoding uncharacterized protein: MVYLSVIKHAVSYDVSNSELPICDIESDYDGQSDNLRILAVFMVLISSGLGSFFPILSSKYSVIRLPNWCFFIAKFFGSGVITATAFIHLLEPATDELGNDCLGGTFAEYPWAFGICLMSLFTLFLVEIVTHHLMEKNVAGVTPNKVVHMHDEISSSDEGFDKVDDVNELEVTNTQLTTASEDRIDFNPIIGANHYSHAEHHQDIEQMNSALEETGKESYSSQIVSLLILEFGVIFHSIFVGLSLAVSGDEFKTLFVVIIFHQMFEGLGLGSRIAEQNWGVRNTYTPWLLALGFTVATPIAIAIGIGVRYSYFPGSRNALISSGIFDSLSAGILIYTGLVELMAHEFLFSKQFQGENGFKKMLLAYVCMCCGCALMALIGKWA, from the coding sequence ATGGTTTATTTATCAGTCATAAAACATGCTGTCAGTTACGATGTCAGTAATTCGGAACTCCCGATATGTGATATTGAAAGTGACTATGATGGTCAAAGTGATAATTTAAGAATTTTAGCTGTATTTATGGTCCTTATTAGTTCAGGTCTAGGTAGTTTTTTCCCtattctttcttcaaaatattctgTAATTCGTTTACCCAATTGGTGTTTTTTCATTGCCAAATTTTTTGGTTCAGGTGTCATTACTGCTACAGCATTTATTCATTTGTTAGAACCTGCTACAGATGAATTAGGAAATGATTGTCTGGGAGGTACTTTTGCAGAGTATCCTTGGGCTTTCGGTATTTGTTTAATGTCATTATTTACATTATTTTTGGTAGAAATTGTCACTCATCATCTCATGGAAAAAAATGTTGCCGGTGTTACTCCCAATAAAGTCGTACATATGCACGATGAAATATCTTCTAGCGATGAAGGATTTGATAAAGTTGATGATGTTAATGAATTGGAAGTCACAAATACACAATTGACTACTGCATCAGAAGATCGTATAGATTTCAATCCGATTATTGGTGCTAATCATTATTCTCATGCAGAACATCATCAAGATATCGAACAAATGAACAGTGCATTAGAAGAAACTGGAAAAGAATCATATTCATCACAAATAGTgtctttattaattttagaaTTTGGTGTCATCTTCCATTCAATATTCGTTGGTTTATCTTTAGCTGTTTCTGGAGACGAATTTAAAACGTTATTCGTAgtcattatttttcatcagATGTTTGAAGGGTTGGGTTTAGGTTCTAGAATTGCAGAGCAGAACTGGGGTGTCAGGAACACATACACACCATGGTTATTAGCACTAGGTTTTACTGTTGCAACTCCAATTGCTATTGCTATTGGCATTGGTGTCAGATATTCTTACTTTCCGGGTTCTAGAAACGCTTTGATTTCAAGTGGTATATTCGATTCTCTTTCAGCAGGTATTTTAATATACACAGGTCTTGTGGAATTGATGGCTCACGAATTCttattttcaaaacaatTCCAAGGTGAAAATGGATTTAAAAAGATGCTCCTTGcgtatgtatgtatgtgcTGTGGTTGTGCATTGATGGCATTGATAGGGAAATGGGcttaa